In one Winogradskyella sp. MH6 genomic region, the following are encoded:
- a CDS encoding DUF6090 family protein yields MIKLFRNIREKLLSEGKTNNYLKYAIGEIILVVIGILIALQINNWNQNRIENNRARKLLKNMVEDLATDTLMLNRSIANYEFQSNNCVKLLNDSLFVDTKADSIFFMLPLNQMGLLLTTQAFDKINNASLTSLLGSSELDQSISEYYITTAEYAEKQFTWEEQRTNKDEDFWLNALEMEFPQFFKVKNNPNYIQSEPERKQELLRVISSTEGRQRIRYALDRKQIMLNTMKTRKETAIDLISQIKKHLSNE; encoded by the coding sequence ATGATTAAACTCTTTAGAAACATCCGTGAAAAACTTCTTAGCGAAGGCAAAACTAATAACTACCTAAAGTATGCCATAGGAGAAATTATTTTAGTAGTGATTGGGATATTAATTGCGTTACAAATTAATAATTGGAACCAAAACCGAATAGAAAATAATAGAGCTCGTAAGTTATTAAAAAACATGGTAGAAGATTTGGCTACCGATACATTAATGCTAAACCGAAGTATTGCAAATTATGAGTTTCAGAGTAATAATTGCGTAAAGCTTTTGAATGATTCTCTTTTTGTAGATACAAAGGCAGACTCTATATTTTTTATGCTTCCTTTAAATCAAATGGGTTTGCTGTTAACCACTCAGGCTTTTGATAAAATTAATAACGCAAGTCTCACCTCTTTACTGGGTTCATCTGAGTTAGATCAATCCATTAGCGAATATTACATTACGACAGCTGAGTATGCAGAAAAACAGTTTACATGGGAAGAACAAAGAACCAATAAAGATGAGGACTTTTGGCTTAACGCCTTAGAAATGGAATTTCCACAATTTTTTAAGGTTAAAAACAACCCGAATTATATACAATCTGAACCTGAGAGAAAGCAAGAGTTGTTACGAGTTATTTCTTCCACTGAAGGCAGACAAAGAATTAGATATGCTCTAGATCGAAAGCAAATAATGTTGAATACAATGAAAACTAGAAAGGAAACGGCAATAGATTTAATTTCTCAAATTAAAAAGCACTTATCAAATGAATAA
- a CDS encoding DUF6090 family protein, protein MIKFFRNIRRSLLNEGKTGKYLKYAVGEIVLVVIGILIALQINNWNENRKLENSKEKLMLALKKELLINQETLEHYTLGLYDSNSKFNKVLSFSAGQITLPIDSLKQYLSEAMYPTTLSFLSTVQEEAVSTGKFELLSDALKQQLSLLKDYTKSRSSIYEQRSKNYYNSDLKLEKLKIKLGMNPNVPESISSHPPIPIHPEFLLDESELLEVIKDPETYIALGNIYKNSRDDEIWIKFGLLKLTKQSIALIDKELSEL, encoded by the coding sequence ATGATAAAATTCTTTAGAAATATCAGGAGGTCACTTCTAAATGAAGGTAAGACTGGCAAGTATCTTAAATATGCTGTAGGTGAGATTGTATTAGTTGTTATTGGTATTCTCATAGCGCTCCAAATTAATAATTGGAACGAAAATAGAAAATTAGAAAATAGTAAGGAAAAACTAATGTTGGCGCTAAAAAAAGAATTATTAATCAATCAGGAGACTTTAGAACACTATACTTTAGGATTATATGATAGTAACAGTAAGTTTAATAAAGTACTTAGTTTTTCTGCAGGCCAAATTACTTTACCCATAGATAGCTTAAAGCAATATTTATCTGAGGCAATGTATCCAACAACTTTATCGTTTTTGAGTACGGTACAAGAAGAAGCTGTTTCTACTGGTAAATTTGAACTTTTAAGTGATGCCTTAAAACAACAACTATCTCTCTTAAAGGACTATACCAAGTCAAGAAGCTCAATATATGAGCAAAGAAGTAAAAATTACTACAATAGTGATCTTAAACTTGAAAAACTAAAGATTAAATTGGGGATGAATCCTAATGTGCCAGAATCTATTTCATCACATCCACCTATTCCTATACATCCAGAATTCCTGTTAGATGAATCTGAATTATTAGAAGTAATTAAGGATCCTGAGACCTATATAGCTCTAGGAAATATTTATAAAAATAGTAGGGATGATGAAATCTGGATAAAATTTGGTCTGCTTAAGTTAACCAAGCAATCCATAGCTCTAATCGATAAAGAATTAAGTGAATTATGA
- a CDS encoding DUF6090 family protein translates to MSENKTSKYFKYAIGEIILVVIGILIALQINNTNEQRKETKELKEYLHKISTNVKSDIDQVEKLKIRRDTVRAKAIRSSKALRANDFSKIEDIFLGRSCFVEFYFIPDKSGFEALKSSSYLGKINNTKVDSLLSLYYSRVDKTHADELSYNTFIENMEVKLSERIDLTSLYLLYSKIYINNEAIDINEYTDILPYIQDNAFKSAIFRTLSERTYLGNYPKLIELGNALIQEINMFCNNDY, encoded by the coding sequence ATGAGTGAAAATAAAACAAGTAAATACTTCAAATACGCTATTGGAGAAATTATTCTGGTAGTCATTGGGATTTTGATAGCATTACAAATTAATAACACGAATGAGCAAAGAAAAGAAACTAAAGAGCTTAAAGAGTACTTGCATAAGATATCTACAAATGTAAAAAGCGATATAGACCAGGTAGAGAAATTAAAAATTAGGAGAGATACTGTTAGAGCTAAAGCCATCAGGTCTTCAAAAGCATTAAGAGCCAATGATTTTTCAAAAATAGAAGACATTTTTTTAGGCAGATCTTGCTTTGTTGAGTTCTATTTTATTCCTGACAAAAGTGGATTCGAAGCTCTGAAAAGCTCTTCCTATTTAGGTAAAATAAACAATACCAAAGTGGACAGCCTACTTTCTCTCTACTACAGTCGTGTAGATAAAACACATGCAGATGAACTGAGTTATAACACTTTTATTGAAAACATGGAGGTTAAACTAAGTGAAAGAATAGACCTAACATCTCTTTATTTACTCTACAGCAAAATATATATAAACAATGAGGCTATTGACATAAATGAATACACTGATATTTTGCCCTATATTCAAGATAATGCATTCAAGTCGGCTATTTTTAGAACTTTATCAGAACGGACTTATCTGGGAAATTATCCAAAATTAATAGAACTAGGAAATGCTTTGATTCAAGAGATTAACATGTTTTGTAATAATGATTATTAA
- a CDS encoding DUF6090 family protein translates to MIKFFRHIRKNLINEGKTSKYLKYALGEIILVVIGILIALQINNWNEDHKGKKIAQLSMQALQFDLSKDVVALKKVIENSVQDSTKLGSIKRKMSRDDLTLDTLVNIARFEFNPWVPLSISFNNNTINSLRSTGNINLLPTEVQENLLSLDALQQGYLQSFSNDVGIYLDNTILYSKSYPFKDIGHIDSKSKLADSIWSKATMSGLGAELNGLVGVKYSNYYELISSLQNIQKETEILINLLRKYE, encoded by the coding sequence ATGATAAAGTTTTTTAGACATATTCGTAAAAACCTCATTAATGAAGGCAAAACAAGCAAGTACTTAAAATATGCACTTGGAGAAATTATACTTGTTGTTATTGGGATTTTGATTGCATTGCAGATTAATAATTGGAATGAAGACCATAAAGGAAAAAAAATAGCTCAACTAAGTATGCAAGCTTTACAATTTGACTTGAGCAAAGATGTTGTGGCACTTAAAAAAGTAATTGAAAACTCCGTTCAAGATAGTACAAAATTGGGAAGCATAAAAAGGAAAATGTCCAGGGATGATCTTACTCTCGATACATTGGTAAATATTGCTCGGTTTGAATTTAATCCGTGGGTGCCACTCAGTATTTCTTTTAATAACAATACCATTAATAGTTTAAGATCAACGGGTAATATAAATTTGCTTCCAACAGAGGTACAGGAAAATTTGTTGAGCTTGGATGCGCTTCAACAAGGATATTTACAAAGCTTTTCCAATGATGTAGGTATTTATTTAGATAATACTATTTTATATTCTAAATCCTACCCTTTTAAGGATATAGGTCACATAGATTCTAAATCAAAATTAGCTGATAGTATATGGTCTAAGGCTACCATGTCTGGATTGGGAGCAGAACTTAACGGGTTGGTGGGAGTGAAATATAGCAATTATTACGAATTAATATCCTCTTTACAGAACATACAAAAGGAAACAGAAATACTAATAAACCTATTGCGTAAGTATGAATAG
- a CDS encoding DUF6090 family protein — protein MNSFFRNIRKTLVNEGKTSKYLKYALGEIILVVIGILIALQINNWNEKRINSNKEKAILADIHKEFVNNQKQLDSVVNGHQNIFKNCRKIIQMFPIKSKPKQQTLDSLSHYLFWSYGGVTFNPSQSSIDALTSTSSFNIISNERLRNRLISWNDLVKDYQEEEQASRDYVLNQYDPYFSKYFDWNFNFNDPRNNFDVLQTLEFEFKVRGRYDLVDQILNTSGELQKLKESLEEIIMLTKPKDND, from the coding sequence ATGAATAGTTTTTTTAGAAACATCCGCAAAACACTTGTCAACGAGGGTAAAACCAGCAAATACCTCAAATATGCACTTGGTGAAATTATCCTTGTAGTGATTGGGATTTTGATTGCACTTCAAATTAACAATTGGAATGAAAAGCGAATAAATTCTAATAAAGAAAAAGCGATTTTAGCTGATATCCATAAGGAGTTTGTGAATAATCAAAAGCAATTAGACTCGGTTGTAAATGGGCACCAAAATATATTTAAGAATTGTCGCAAAATCATTCAGATGTTTCCCATTAAATCAAAACCAAAACAACAAACGCTAGATTCATTATCACATTATCTGTTTTGGTCCTATGGAGGTGTTACGTTTAACCCATCTCAATCAAGTATAGATGCACTTACCAGTACGTCCTCATTTAATATTATCTCAAATGAGCGGTTAAGAAATCGCTTAATTTCTTGGAACGATTTAGTAAAAGATTATCAAGAAGAAGAACAGGCATCTAGAGACTATGTATTGAATCAATATGATCCCTATTTTTCAAAATACTTTGATTGGAACTTTAATTTTAATGACCCAAGAAACAATTTTGATGTGCTGCAAACTTTAGAGTTTGAATTCAAAGTAAGAGGAAGGTACGACCTAGTGGACCAAATATTAAATACTAGTGGAGAACTGCAAAAACTTAAAGAGTCTCTAGAAGAGATAATTATGCTAACAAAACCAAAGGACAATGATTAA
- a CDS encoding DUF1036 domain-containing protein, whose protein sequence is MKKILTIIFICCFYLSIAQNFYEIKWQGTDGIKYIALVEFFEKENINVRVNYTTKDGAYKVAKYKCVGKYNYNSDGSKFFMFDGQNAEIVYSSKESNVGYSADNFVFKGVNINNQYDKLYTYDDADLADGNLDNVKEATFKKLDPSKDFTKSYINSFFWTSEPEYIKYTKLISTNQTTSSSTTSSSSSGETFYRLKFKNKCIKPIKVAIRYLDFKDKWGSKGWWTIEPGKTVYVENSPNSIFYYYAKTLDGSLVWSDKDNLRDFDGKKYGFRKLEKSTSKYGSWVTDITCTNLVNDQSTSTTSTTTTSSYTNQYTGEVKLHLIIAADSNDPQIGASVRQDLDDVSNLFQKAAREVGIKYEISKLYDTSFDKASIIAKINSLDIKNNDVVIFYYSGHGYNDTSGYSRFPSMSLDGKDYGLESMHNFIKGKNARLTITLGDLCNSIPRTRSGTKSDEEIPFKSGFLFDEDKLERLFIDSRGSLLSTSSSKGEWSFCMRKSNGSMGNGHFTNAFINSFAKEASKINDNIGSWDQLFSRAYTDAKNNTKYQLNQNGKYGQSGFKSSDIKYN, encoded by the coding sequence ATGAAAAAAATACTAACCATCATTTTTATTTGTTGCTTCTATCTGTCTATCGCACAAAATTTTTACGAAATAAAATGGCAAGGTACTGACGGGATAAAATATATTGCTCTAGTAGAGTTTTTTGAAAAGGAAAACATAAATGTAAGAGTAAATTATACAACAAAAGATGGTGCTTATAAAGTGGCTAAATATAAGTGTGTTGGCAAGTATAATTATAATAGTGATGGGTCTAAGTTCTTTATGTTCGATGGCCAAAATGCAGAAATAGTATATTCTTCTAAAGAATCTAACGTTGGTTATTCTGCAGATAATTTTGTTTTTAAAGGAGTAAATATTAACAACCAGTACGATAAACTTTATACCTATGATGATGCAGATTTGGCAGACGGTAATTTAGATAATGTTAAAGAAGCAACGTTTAAAAAACTAGATCCTTCAAAAGACTTTACAAAATCATATATCAATAGCTTTTTCTGGACCAGTGAACCAGAATATATAAAATACACTAAGTTAATTTCAACCAACCAAACAACGTCGTCAAGTACAACGAGTTCAAGTAGTTCTGGAGAAACTTTTTACAGATTAAAATTCAAAAATAAATGTATTAAGCCAATTAAGGTTGCTATTCGCTATTTAGATTTTAAGGACAAATGGGGCTCCAAAGGTTGGTGGACAATAGAGCCTGGAAAGACCGTTTACGTAGAAAACTCTCCAAACAGTATTTTCTATTATTACGCTAAAACATTAGACGGATCTCTTGTATGGAGCGATAAGGATAACTTAAGAGATTTTGATGGAAAAAAATACGGATTTAGAAAGCTTGAAAAGTCTACTTCAAAATATGGCTCTTGGGTTACAGATATTACATGTACTAATTTGGTAAATGACCAAAGCACAAGTACAACAAGCACAACAACTACATCTAGTTACACTAATCAATACACAGGCGAGGTAAAATTACATTTAATAATTGCAGCAGATAGCAACGACCCACAAATTGGTGCTAGTGTACGTCAAGATTTAGATGATGTATCTAATCTCTTCCAAAAAGCAGCTCGCGAAGTTGGTATTAAATACGAAATAAGTAAGCTTTACGACACTAGTTTTGATAAAGCGAGCATTATAGCAAAGATAAATAGCTTAGATATTAAGAACAACGATGTTGTAATATTCTATTATTCTGGTCACGGCTATAACGACACATCAGGATATAGTCGTTTTCCTAGCATGAGTTTAGATGGTAAAGATTATGGCTTAGAGTCTATGCATAATTTTATAAAAGGAAAAAATGCACGTTTAACTATTACTCTTGGTGATTTATGTAACTCAATACCACGTACTAGAAGTGGTACTAAAAGTGATGAAGAAATTCCGTTTAAATCTGGTTTTTTGTTTGATGAGGATAAACTAGAGCGCTTATTTATAGATTCTAGAGGTTCTTTATTATCTACGTCATCAAGTAAAGGAGAATGGTCTTTTTGTATGCGAAAATCAAATGGAAGCATGGGTAATGGACATTTTACAAATGCCTTTATCAACTCATTTGCCAAAGAAGCAAGTAAAATAAATGATAACATTGGGTCTTGGGACCAACTCTTTAGCAGAGCATACACTGATGCAAAAAACAATACTAAATATCAACTTAATCAAAACGGAAAGTATGGTCAGTCGGGCTTTAAAAGCAGCGATATAAAATATAATTAA
- the gyrB gene encoding DNA topoisomerase (ATP-hydrolyzing) subunit B — translation MSEENKKQYGADSIQALEGMEHVRMRPSMYIGDVGVRGLHHLVYEVVDNSIDEALAGHCDNITVTINEDNSITTEDDGRGIPVGLHKKEGVSALEVVMTKIGAGGKFDKDSYKVSGGLHGVGVSCVNALSEHLKATVYREGKIWEQEYERGKASYPVKSVGDTDKTGTIVTFKPDPQIFQQTLEYNYDTLASRMRELAYLNRGITVHLVDKRYKKEDGSFEGETFHSEEGLSEFVKFLDGNREPLMNEVISFEGEKNGVPVEVAMVYNTSYAENLHSYVNNINTHEGGTHLSGFRRGLTHTLKKYADNSGMLDKLKFDISGDDFREGLTAIVSVKVAEPQFEGQTKTKLGNREVSASVSQAVSEMLTDYLEEHPEDAKTIVQKVILAAQARHAAQKAREMVQRKTVMSIGGLPGKLSDCSEQDPAQCEVFLVEGDSAGGTAKQGRDRKFQAILPLRGKILNVEKAMQHKVFENEEIKNIFTALGVTIGTEEDPRALNLSKLRYHKVVIMCDADIDGSHIATLILTFFFRYMRELIENGYVYIATPPLYLVKKGAKKQYAWSDKDRDAIVADFGDNSKIQRYKGLGEMNAEQLWDTTMNPEFRTLRQVNIDNGGEADRIFSMLMGDEVPPRREFIEKNAIYANIDA, via the coding sequence ATGAGCGAAGAAAACAAAAAACAGTATGGCGCAGATAGTATTCAGGCCCTCGAAGGGATGGAGCACGTGCGTATGCGTCCGTCGATGTATATTGGTGATGTTGGTGTAAGAGGTTTGCACCATTTGGTATATGAGGTTGTAGATAACTCAATTGACGAGGCCTTAGCTGGACACTGTGATAATATTACGGTTACTATAAACGAAGATAATTCCATAACTACAGAAGATGATGGTCGTGGTATTCCGGTTGGCCTTCACAAAAAAGAAGGTGTTTCTGCATTAGAGGTTGTAATGACCAAAATTGGAGCAGGTGGAAAGTTTGATAAAGATTCTTATAAAGTTTCTGGTGGTTTACACGGAGTAGGTGTAAGTTGTGTTAACGCACTTTCTGAGCACTTAAAAGCAACTGTTTATAGAGAAGGAAAAATTTGGGAGCAAGAGTATGAGCGTGGTAAAGCGTCGTACCCTGTAAAATCAGTTGGAGATACCGATAAAACAGGTACCATTGTTACCTTCAAACCAGATCCGCAAATATTTCAACAAACACTAGAATATAACTACGATACTTTAGCAAGTCGTATGCGCGAGTTGGCATACCTAAACAGAGGTATTACAGTTCATTTAGTAGATAAGCGTTACAAAAAAGAAGACGGTTCTTTTGAAGGTGAAACATTCCATTCAGAAGAAGGGCTTTCAGAATTTGTAAAGTTCTTAGATGGTAACAGAGAGCCTTTAATGAACGAAGTTATTTCGTTTGAAGGTGAAAAGAACGGAGTTCCTGTAGAGGTTGCTATGGTGTATAATACATCTTATGCAGAGAATTTACACTCTTATGTAAACAATATTAATACACACGAAGGTGGAACACACTTATCAGGATTCCGTCGTGGTTTAACGCATACCTTAAAGAAATATGCAGATAATTCTGGTATGTTAGACAAATTGAAGTTTGACATATCTGGTGACGATTTCCGTGAAGGTTTAACAGCAATAGTTTCTGTAAAAGTTGCCGAACCACAGTTTGAAGGTCAGACCAAAACAAAACTTGGTAACCGCGAAGTTTCAGCATCTGTTTCTCAGGCAGTTTCAGAAATGTTAACCGATTATTTAGAAGAACATCCTGAAGATGCTAAGACCATTGTTCAGAAGGTAATTTTAGCAGCACAAGCACGTCACGCAGCACAAAAGGCGCGTGAGATGGTACAGCGTAAAACAGTAATGAGTATTGGTGGTTTACCAGGAAAATTATCTGACTGTTCTGAGCAAGACCCAGCACAATGCGAAGTATTCCTTGTAGAGGGTGATTCTGCAGGTGGAACTGCTAAGCAAGGTCGAGATAGAAAATTCCAAGCTATTTTACCATTAAGAGGTAAGATTCTTAATGTTGAAAAAGCAATGCAACATAAGGTTTTTGAAAACGAAGAAATCAAAAATATCTTTACAGCACTTGGCGTAACTATTGGTACCGAAGAAGATCCTAGAGCTTTAAACCTATCAAAATTAAGATACCATAAAGTAGTAATTATGTGTGATGCCGATATTGATGGTAGCCACATTGCAACTTTAATCTTAACGTTCTTCTTTAGATACATGCGCGAACTTATTGAAAATGGTTATGTATACATCGCTACACCACCTTTATACTTAGTGAAGAAAGGTGCTAAAAAGCAATATGCTTGGTCAGATAAAGATCGTGATGCTATTGTGGCAGATTTTGGAGATAATTCTAAAATACAACGTTACAAAGGTCTTGGAGAGATGAATGCAGAACAGCTTTGGGACACTACTATGAATCCTGAATTTAGAACACTTCGTCAAGTAAATATTGATAACGGAGGTGAAGCTGATAGAATCTTCTCAATGTTAATGGGAGATGAAGTACCACCACGTAGAGAGTTTATTGAGAAGAACGCTATTTATGCCAATATTGACGCTTAG
- a CDS encoding DUF6588 family protein: MRNLFLFTVFCTSFMVSKAQNDLDVLLSAGVEDAQRFANDYLAPGTNGLMHSMNANWFNSAKVKPLGGFEISLVANATLIGDEDKMFSMNTADYNNIQFVSGPGTQNVATVLGENDPSIFVEVEYDDPIFGSQTAQIELPQGIGEDSYNLIPSAALQGAVGLGSGIEVKARYLPKIDTDEVTFNMYGAALQLEFTEWLPADKIWPVALSGLVAYNHIDGSYDLTESSGIEGENQRLENSTNTWLFQLAVSTKLPIFNLYGGLGYIKGKSESDLLGDYRVTDGVLTSETITDPFSVSSDVSAVRGTVGFKLKLGFFRLNGEYHISEFDAFSVGVNFGFR, from the coding sequence ATGAGAAATTTATTTCTTTTCACAGTATTCTGCACCTCGTTCATGGTGTCTAAAGCGCAAAATGATTTAGATGTTCTGCTGTCTGCAGGTGTAGAAGATGCTCAACGTTTTGCAAACGATTATTTAGCTCCAGGAACTAATGGATTAATGCATAGTATGAATGCCAATTGGTTTAATTCTGCTAAAGTAAAACCTTTAGGTGGTTTTGAAATATCTCTTGTTGCCAATGCGACTTTAATTGGTGATGAAGACAAAATGTTTAGTATGAATACTGCAGACTATAACAACATTCAGTTTGTCTCAGGTCCTGGTACACAAAATGTAGCAACTGTTTTGGGAGAAAATGATCCTTCAATTTTTGTTGAAGTAGAATATGATGATCCCATTTTTGGGTCCCAAACAGCACAAATAGAATTGCCTCAAGGTATAGGTGAAGATAGTTATAATCTAATTCCCTCTGCGGCCTTGCAAGGTGCAGTAGGCTTAGGAAGTGGTATAGAGGTTAAAGCGCGTTACCTTCCAAAGATAGATACAGATGAAGTTACTTTTAATATGTACGGAGCTGCACTTCAACTTGAATTTACTGAATGGCTTCCTGCTGATAAGATTTGGCCTGTAGCACTGTCTGGTTTGGTAGCCTACAATCACATAGATGGTTCTTATGACCTTACAGAATCTTCAGGTATTGAGGGCGAAAATCAAAGACTTGAGAATAGCACAAATACATGGTTATTTCAATTAGCGGTTTCTACTAAACTGCCTATCTTCAATTTATATGGAGGATTAGGATATATAAAAGGTAAATCAGAATCTGATTTGTTAGGTGACTATAGGGTAACTGATGGTGTATTAACATCAGAGACAATAACAGATCCTTTCTCGGTATCTAGTGATGTGTCTGCAGTAAGAGGAACTGTAGGTTTTAAATTGAAATTAGGATTCTTTAGATTGAATGGAGAATATCATATTTCAGAATTTGATGCCTTCTCTGTCGGTGTAAATTTTGGATTCAGATAA
- the mdh gene encoding malate dehydrogenase produces the protein MKVTVVGAGAVGASCAEYIAIKNFASEVVLLDIKEGYAEGKAMDLMQTASLNGFDTKITGSTNDYSKTANSDICVITSGIPRKPGMTREELIGINAGIVKTVSSNLVEHSPNTILIVVSNPMDTMTYLAHKTTGLPKHKIIGMGGALDSARFKYRLAEALGAPISDVDGMVIGGHSDKGMVPLTSHATRNSIKVSEFLSEERLDQVKEDTKVGGATLTKLLGTSAWYAPGAAVSGLVQAIACDQKKMFPCSTLLDGEYGLSDLCIGVPVILGKNGIEKIVDVPLSDAEKQHLAESAEGVKKTNGLLEF, from the coding sequence ATGAAAGTAACCGTAGTTGGCGCTGGTGCAGTAGGCGCAAGTTGTGCAGAGTACATCGCTATTAAAAATTTTGCTTCAGAAGTTGTATTATTAGATATCAAAGAAGGCTATGCAGAAGGTAAAGCAATGGACTTAATGCAAACCGCTTCTTTAAATGGTTTTGATACTAAAATTACAGGAAGTACAAACGATTATTCAAAAACTGCAAATAGTGATATTTGTGTTATTACTTCTGGTATTCCTCGTAAACCAGGTATGACTCGCGAAGAGTTAATAGGTATTAATGCTGGTATTGTAAAAACAGTGTCTTCCAACTTAGTAGAGCATTCTCCAAATACAATTTTAATTGTTGTGAGTAACCCAATGGATACCATGACGTATTTGGCTCACAAAACTACAGGTTTACCAAAGCATAAAATCATAGGAATGGGTGGAGCTTTAGATTCTGCGCGTTTTAAATATAGATTAGCTGAAGCTTTAGGAGCACCAATTAGCGATGTGGACGGTATGGTAATAGGTGGTCATAGCGATAAAGGTATGGTGCCATTAACATCTCATGCTACAAGAAACAGTATTAAAGTTTCTGAATTTTTATCAGAAGAGCGCTTAGACCAAGTAAAAGAAGATACCAAAGTAGGTGGTGCAACCTTAACTAAATTATTAGGTACTTCTGCTTGGTATGCTCCAGGTGCAGCTGTAAGCGGATTGGTACAGGCAATTGCTTGCGATCAAAAGAAAATGTTCCCTTGTTCAACATTATTAGATGGTGAGTACGGATTAAGCGACCTTTGTATTGGTGTGCCAGTAATCTTAGGTAAAAATGGTATTGAAAAAATCGTAGATGTGCCATTAAGCGATGCTGAAAAACAACATTTAGCAGAAAGTGCTGAAGGTGTTAAAAAGACAAATGGTCTTTTAGAATTTTAA